A window of the Oncorhynchus mykiss isolate Arlee chromosome 15, USDA_OmykA_1.1, whole genome shotgun sequence genome harbors these coding sequences:
- the LOC110490746 gene encoding FYVE, RhoGEF and PH domain-containing protein 4-like — protein MAGSPCSLPDLIHLEENQSVLRSANSSPTHTTTSISLDQPRDPGSGPTDSSHTGLNAHSPDRAEVVACREGRAREISPINMYGLDLMWDAVLVNGHVGDGWKMDTGLNVELSPSHRAATGTEEAMLQERSTEKKMKRGSEEVRLQDSTEQKLYKIANELLLTERAYVARLHLLDQVFCARLTEEAGKGLFPLDVVRTIFSNISSIHTFHSQFLLPDLETHMGQWSVSPRLGDVMQQHAPFLRMYAEYVMSFDHAMELLRAWTERSAPFRNRHTGYSREVCGSLTLQHHMLEPVQRLPRYEMLLSDYLKRLPDDDSDHSHAEKSLQVISMAATHSNSTIHQSENLKKLLEIYEMLGEGDVMNPSNEFIREGCILMLAARNSAMERHLFLFNNMLLCCTPRFSLGGQRFTVRTRIDVEGMTVQRTTNEHHPHTFQVSGKEMTLERTLDLQASSEQDEEDWLKAFQDTIDVFRQKNDTFKSTSKEVEVSMEELGRRAPRWIRDNEVTMCMKCREPFNALTRWRHHCRACGCVVFWRCSDNKVTLEYDGNKVNKVCLDCHSALILRANRGERAWRGGILEVPHLTSTFPSLPFPQDVKALSRVPF, from the exons ATGGCAGGATCACCCTGCAGCCTGCCTGACCTCATCCACCTTGAGGAAAACCAGTCTGTGCTCAGATCAGCTAACAGCAGCCCAACACATACCACCACTTCTATAAGCCTGGACCAGCCTAGAGACCCAGGCAGTGGGCCTACCGACAGCTCACACACAGGACTGAATGCTCACAGTCCAGACAGGGCAGAAGTAGTGGCCTGTAGGGAGGGCAGAGCGAGGGAAATCTCTCCCATAAATATGTACGGTTTGGACCTGATGTGGGACGCTGTACTGGTCAACGGCCATGTAGGAGACGGATGGAAGATGGATACAGGGCTCAACGTGGAACTTTCCCCCTCTCACAGAGCTGCGACTGGGACGGAGGAGGCCATGCTTCAGGAGAGATCTACAGAAAagaagatgaagagagggagtgaggaggtgAGGTTGCAGGACTCCACTGAACAGAAGCTGTATAAGATTGCCAACGAGCTTCTACTCACAGAGAGGGCCTATGTTGCCCGCCTTCACCTGCTAGACCAG GTGTTCTGTGCCCGGCTGACTGAGGAGGCCGGTAAAGGCTTGTTCCCTTTAGATGTGGTGAGGACCATCTTCTCCAACATCTCCTCCATCCACACCTTCCACAGCCAGTTCCTACTGCCAGACCTGGAGACACACATGGGCCAATG GTCTGTGAGCCCTCGTCTGGGTGATGTCATGCAGCAGCATGCTCCCTTCCTCAGGATGTATGCTGAGTACGTGATGAGCTTCGACCACGCCATGGAGCTGCTTAGAGCCTGGACGGAGAGGTCCGCACCATTCAGGAACCGTCATACAGGATATAG TCGGGAGGTGTGTGGTAGTCTGACCCTGCAGCACCACATGTTGGAGCCGGTCCAGAGGCTACCTCGTTATGAGATGCTGCTGAGCGACTACCTCAAGAGACTGCCTGATGACGACTCGGACCACAGCCATGCAGAGA AGTCTCTGCAGGTCATCTCCATGGCAGCAACACACTCCAACAGCACCATCCACCAATCA GAGAACCTGAAGAAGCTGCTGGAGATCTACGAGATGTTGGGGGAGGGCGACGTGATGAACCCCTCCAATGAGTTCATCAGGGAGGGATGCATCCTGATGCTGGCTGCCAGGAACTCCGCCATGGAGAGACACCTCTTCCTG TTCAACAACATGCTGCTGTGCTGCACTCCTCGGTTCAGCCTGGGGGGGCAGCGGTTCACCGTGCGGACACGGATTGACGTGGAGGGCATGACGGTGCAGCGCACCACCAACGAACACCACCCCCACACCTTCCAGGTGTCTGGCAAGGAGATGACCCTGGAGAGGACCCTGGACCTACAGGCCAG CTCTGAACAAGACGAAGAGGACTGGTTAAAG GCTTTCCAGGACACTATTGATGTTTTCCGACAGAAGAATGACACTTTTAAGTCAACTTCTAAAGAAGTAGAGGTATCT ATGGAGGAGCTGGGTCGGCGTGCCCCTCGATGGATCAGGGACAATGAGGTGACCATGTGTATGAAGTGTAGAGAACCCTTCAACGCCCTCACCCGATGGAGACACCACTGCAGAGCCTGTGGCTGT GtggtgttttggaggtgttcagacaACAAAGTAACTCTGGAGTACGATGGCAACAAGGTGAACAAGGTGTGTCTAGACTGCCACTCCGCCCTGATCCTCCGGGCCaacagaggggagagggcatGGAGGGGGGGCATTCTAGAGGTTCCACACCTCACCTCCACATTTCCATCCCTGCCCTTTCCCCAGGATGTGAAGGCCTTGTCTAGGGTCCCCTTCTAA
- the LOC110490293 gene encoding ADP-ribosylation factor-like protein 1 isoform X1, with protein sequence MSVVECTDNETGFSINDVFLRHVTEFHQLGKRCGVEIYNTVDQGFSVFRMGGWFSSLFSGLFGTKEMRILILGLDGAGKTTILYRLQVGEVVTTIPTIGFNVETVTYKNLKFQVWDLGGQTSIRPYWRCYYSNTDAVIYVVDSSDRDRMGISKSELVTMLEEEELKKAILVVFANKQDMEQSMTPAEVANSLGLPALKDRKWQIFKTSATKGTGLDEAMEWLVEALKSRQ encoded by the exons ATGTCCGTTGTTGAATGTACTGACAATGAAACCGGATTTTCCATTAATGACGTGTTTCTGCGACACGTCACTGAATTCCATCAACTAGGGAAGCGGTGCGGTGTCGAGATCTACAACACAGTTGATCAAGGGTTTAGTGTCTTCAGAATGG GTGGGTGGTTTTCCAGTCTCTTCTCTGGCCTGTTTGGTACCAAAGAGATGAGGATCCTGATCCTGGGGTTGGACGGAGCTGGTAAAACGACCATCCTGTACCGCCTGCAGGTCGGAGAGGTGGTCACCACCATTCCAA CGATCGGCTTCAACGTGGAGACGGTGACGTACAAGAACCTGAAGTTCCAGGTGTGGGATCTTGGTGGACAGACGAGTATCAG GCCATACTGGCGTTGTTACTACTCCAACACAGATGCTGTCATCTACGTGGTGGACAGCAGTGACAGAGACAGGATGGGCATCTCTAAGTCTGAGCTTGTCACCATGCTGGAG GAAGAGGAGTTGAAGAAAGCCATCCTGGTGGTGTTTGCAAACAAGCAGGACATGGAACAGTCCATGACCCCGGCTGAGGTGGCCAACTCCCTGGGCCTCCCCGCCCTCAAAGACAGGAAGTGGCAGATCTTCAAGACCTCCGCCACCAAGGGCACGGGCCTGGACGAGGCCATGGAGTG GTTGGTGGAAGCCCTGAAGAGCAGGCAGTAA
- the LOC110490293 gene encoding ADP-ribosylation factor-like protein 1 isoform X2, with product MRILILGLDGAGKTTILYRLQVGEVVTTIPTIGFNVETVTYKNLKFQVWDLGGQTSIRPYWRCYYSNTDAVIYVVDSSDRDRMGISKSELVTMLEEEELKKAILVVFANKQDMEQSMTPAEVANSLGLPALKDRKWQIFKTSATKGTGLDEAMEWLVEALKSRQ from the exons ATGAGGATCCTGATCCTGGGGTTGGACGGAGCTGGTAAAACGACCATCCTGTACCGCCTGCAGGTCGGAGAGGTGGTCACCACCATTCCAA CGATCGGCTTCAACGTGGAGACGGTGACGTACAAGAACCTGAAGTTCCAGGTGTGGGATCTTGGTGGACAGACGAGTATCAG GCCATACTGGCGTTGTTACTACTCCAACACAGATGCTGTCATCTACGTGGTGGACAGCAGTGACAGAGACAGGATGGGCATCTCTAAGTCTGAGCTTGTCACCATGCTGGAG GAAGAGGAGTTGAAGAAAGCCATCCTGGTGGTGTTTGCAAACAAGCAGGACATGGAACAGTCCATGACCCCGGCTGAGGTGGCCAACTCCCTGGGCCTCCCCGCCCTCAAAGACAGGAAGTGGCAGATCTTCAAGACCTCCGCCACCAAGGGCACGGGCCTGGACGAGGCCATGGAGTG GTTGGTGGAAGCCCTGAAGAGCAGGCAGTAA
- the LOC110490291 gene encoding DENN domain-containing protein 11 codes for MVEKSDRAPLLDWEEVPPAEKRVPTPEQEKDVKGPSPANNRALGCTAPGIGWSTSPGGPGSFTSAVSSIDTSLSSRSTVPTLAEWDAQCLDKDDHTPAPGQGEVPHDIMVKWEEKDPIVAVFVVTFDTRSGNMLEWCLPGDMNLEGVEFKAMASGSHRVSSDFIYFRKGGYFGLACFANMVVESVVERGARMKSVGILSTSYTLLYRYMSFLEHQVRLQLKTPGQYSPLEAFFEDKRSVLPPDGESVVTACPGSAWGAAINHCMHPEMKITHPAGCMSQFIQFFGEQIMVLWKLALLRRRILIFSPPPVGVVCYRVYCCCCLANVSIPGVGVAVPEFRPFFYVNVADIDTLDTELSYVACTTEKIFEEKRDLYDVYVDNQNVRTTRESLKPLLRLNTADREKYRRLTEQRQMLLYSQEENGDCVSSEEDHFILFFLEQNNRIFQTLSEVAGSPEPILTQESVRAMGLDPHGDRLFLLHLLETYGYDSLLVTDHPCCS; via the exons ATGGTGGAGAAGTCCGACCGGGCACCGCTGCTGGACTGGGAGGAGGTTCCTCCCGCAGAGAAACGTGTTCCCACACCAGAACAGGAGAAGGACGTCAAGGGACCGAGCCCCGCCAACAATCGGGCGTTGGGATGCACTGCGCCGGGGATAGGGTGGAGCACCAGTCCGGGGGGTCCTGGGTCTTTCACATCAGCAGTCTCTAGCATAGACACATCCCTCTCATCCAGGAGCACGGTCCCCACCCTTGCGGAATGGGATGCTCAGTGTCTTGACAAGGATGACCATACCCCGGCCCCAGGACAAGGAGAGGTGCCGCACGATATCATGGTGAAATGGGAGGAAAAGGATCCGATCGTGGCCGTGTTTGTGGTGACATTTGATACAAGATCAG GTAACATGTTAGAGTGGTGTCTGCCAGGGGACATGAACCTGGAGGGAGTAGAGTTCAAGGCTATGGCCAGCGGCTCCCACAGAGTCTCCAGCGACTTCAT ATACTTCCGTAAGGGCGGGTACTTTGGCCTGGCGTGCTTTGCCAACATGGTGGTGGAGAGTGTGGTGGAGAGGGGGGCAAGAATGAAGTCTGTGGGTATCCTGTCAACCTCTTACACCCTGCTGTACCGATACATGAGCTTCCTGGAACACCAAGTCAG GCTCCAGTTGAAAACTCCTGGCCAGTACTCTCCCCTGGAGGCGTTCTTTGAGGATAAGAGATCAGTGCTGCCCCCCGATGGGGAGAGTGTGGTTACTGCATGTCCTGGCAGTGCCTGGGGAGCAGCAATCAACCACTGCATGCACCCTGAGATGAAG atCACCCACCCAGCTGGCTGCATGTCTCAGTTCATCCAGTTCTTTGGGGAGCAGATCATGGTCCTGTGGAAGTTAGCTCTGCTGAGGAGACGtatcctcatcttctctcctccacctgtAGGGGTGGTCTGTTATAGAG TGTACTGCTGCTGTTGCCTGGCCAACGTGTCCATCCCGGGGGTGGGTGTGGCTGTGCCAGAGTTCCGCCCCTTCTTCTATGTCAACGTGGCAGACATCGATACCCTGGATACGGAACTGTCCTACGTAGCGT GCACCACAGAGAAGATCTTTGAGGAGAAGCGGGACCTGTATGATGTCTATGTGGATAACCAGAATGTGAGGACGACCAGAGAGAGTCTGAAGCCTTTACTGCGGCTCAACACTGCAGACCGAGAGAAGTACCGCAGACTCACTGAACAGAG GCAGATGCTGTTATATTCTCAGGAGGAGAATGGAGACTGTGTGTCCAGTGAAGAGGACCACTTCATTCT GTTTTTCCTGGAGCAGAATAACCGCATCTTCCAGACGCTCAGTGAGGTGGCAGGGAGCCCTGAGCCCATCCTAACCCAGGAGAGTGTGAGGGCCATGGGGCTAGACCCTCACGGGGACAGGCTCTTCCTGCTCCACCTGCTGGAGACATACGGCTATGACAGCCTCCTGGTCACCGATCACCCTTGCTGCAGCTGA